TTTCCTGTGCGAAGTTCAGCAGGCGGGTATCTTCTCCGTTGAAGGCATCGAAGGCACGCAGCTGGCGCATTGCCTGGGTGCATACTGCCCGAACATTCTGTTCCCGTATGCGCGTGAATGTATCACTAGCCTGGTTTCTCGCGGTACTTTCCCTCAGCTGAACCTTGCACCGGTTAACTTCGATGCGTTGTTCATGAACTATCTGCAGCAGCAAGCTGGCGAAGGTGCTGAAAACCATCAGGATGCCTGATGAACAGCCTTAATGCTTCAATGACTGTTATCGGTGCCGGCTCTTACGGCACCGCTCTCGCTATCACCCTTGCGAGAAACGGCCACCACGTTGTGCTGTGGGGCCATGATGCCAAACATATTGCTACTCTGCAGGCCGATCGCTGCAATGTGGCATTCCTGCCCGATGTTCCTTTTCCTGACACCCTGCATCTCGAGAGTGATTTAGCCTCTGCGCTGGCCGCCAGCCGCAATATTTTGGTGGTCGTACCGAGCCATGTGTTCGGGCAAGTGTTACGCCAAATCAAGCCGCTGATGCGCCCGGACGCACGTATTGTGTGGGCGACAAAAGGGCTGGAAGCTGAAACGGGTCGATTACTGCAGGACGTTGCCCGTGAGGCGCTGGGTGATGATGTTCCTCTGGCCGTTATTTCTGGCCCGACATTCGCTAAAGAGCTGGCAGCAGGTTTACCGACGGCGATTGCGCTTGCGGCGACCGATGACCAGTTTGCGGATGATCTCCAGCATCTGCTGCACTGTGGTAAAAGTTTCCGCGTCTACAGCAATCCCGATTTCATCGGCGTTCAGCTTGGCGGTGCGGTTAAAAACGTGATCGCTATTGGCGCAGGGATGTCAGACGGCATCGGGTTCGGCGCCAACGCACGTACGGCGCTTATTACGCGTGGTCTCGCTGAGATGACGCGCCTGGGCAGCGCGCTTGGTGCTTCGCCGGAAACCTTTATGGGGATGGCTGGCCTGGGCGATCTGGTGCTGACCTGTACCGACAACCAGTCCCGTAACCGTCGCTTCGGCATGATGCTCGGTCAGGGAATGGATGTGGACGGCGCACAGCAAAAGATTGGCCAGGTGGTTGAAGGCTATCGCAATACGAAAGAAGTTCGCGAGCTGGCGGCTCGGGTAGGCGTCGAAATGCCAATAACCGAGGAAATTTATCAGGTATTGTATTGCGGAAAAAATGCGCGCGAGGCAGCATTAACGTTGCTTGGTCGTACTCGTAAGGATGAACGAAGCGGCAAATGAAGGATCGCTTAATACACCGCAATAACTGAAACGTCCCGACCCTGGTGTCGGGCGTTGTTTTTATGTCTGGAGAGAGCAATGTCGTCTGAAGAACTGGATTTGGTGTGGAGCAATATTAAAGCCGAAGCGCGAGCGCTTGCGGATTGTGAACCCATGTTGGCCAGTTTTTATCATGCGACGCTCCTCAAGCACGATAATCTTGGGAATGCGCTCAGCTATATGTTAGCCAATAAGCTGGCTTCGCCGATTATGCCGGCCATTGCCATTCGCGAGGTTGTTGAAGAGGCTTACGCGGCCGATCCGCAGATGATTGCTTCTGCCGCTTGTGACATTCAGGCCGTACGCACCCGTGACCCGGCGGTAGACAAATATTCAACGCCGCTGCTTTATCTTAAAGGCTTTCATGCTTTACAGGCGTACCGAATTGGTCACTGGCTTTGGCTACAGGGGCGACAGGCGCTGGCTATTTTCTTGCAGAACCAGGTTTCAGTCTCTTTTCAGGTAGATATTCACCCGGCGGCAAAAATCGGTTGTGGGATCATGCTTGATCATGCCACCGGGATTGTTATCGGTGAGACAGCGGTCGTCGAAAACGATGTATCTATTCTGCAATCGGTCACGCTGGGCGGTACCGGTAAAACCAGTGGCGATCGCCATCCGAAGATCCGCGAAGGCGTGATGATTGGCGCTGGCGCAAAAATCCTTGGCAATATCGAAGTTGGCGTTGGCGCAAAAATTGGCGCAGGCTCCGTCGTGCTACAGCCTGTTCCGCCGCACACAACGGCTGCTGGTGTACCGGCTCGGATCGTGGGCACACCTGGCAGCGATAAACCGGCAATCGATATGGATCAGCACTTCAACGGCGCAGGCTTTGAGTACGGAGACGGTATCTAACTTCTGAGAACGGCGCCCTGATATCCCAGTTGGCGCCAGGCCTCATAGACCACCACGGACACCGAGTTAGAGAGGTTCATGCTGCGGCTGTCCGGCATCATCGGGATGCGGATCTTCTGTTCAGGCGGCATGGCATTCAGTATCTCCGCTGGCAGCCCACGAGTTTCCGGGCCAAACATCAAATAATCCCCAGCCTGATAGCTTACAGCACTGTGGGCGGGCGTTCCCTTGGTTGTTAAAGCAAACAGGCGCTGAGGCTTTTCGGTTTCCAGAAAAGCGTTGTAGTCACGATGGCGCAGGACAGTCGTAAATTCGTGATAATCCAGACCCGCGCGGCGAAGGCGCTTATCATCCCAGGGGAAGCCCATAGGCTCAATGATGTGCAGGCGGAAACCGGTATTGGCGCACAGGCGGATAATGTTCCCGGTATTGGGTGGAATTTCTGGCTCAAACAAAACGATATTTAACATACAACCCCCATCGACTAGGGGCGCAGAATAGCAAAATTGCTATCGGGCAGAAACGAAAACAGGCTCCGTAGAGCCTGCTATGGCTGGTGGTTACCCTGTTATCAGCGGTGATAAAGCGGTAGCCAGAGCGTCAGACGTAGGCCGCCGAGGGGGCTGTCGTCGGCTTTTACCCAGCCACGGTGTTGCTGCACGGCAGTTTCAACGATGGCCAAACCGAGTCCTGTTCCACCCGATTCTCTATCGCGTGCTTCATCCGTACGATAAAACGGACGGAAGATTTGCTCTCTGTCTTCTGGGCTGACGCCCGGACCGTCATCGTCAACGGTGACGGTAATACCCTGATTATCGACGGAGAAATTCACCGCTATCTTGGTGTGCGAGTAACGCAGAGCATTGCGGACAATATTCTCAAGCGCACTTTCCAGCGCATTCGGGTTACCGTACATTAGCCACGGGCCCGGCGGGTAAGTGACTTCCAGTGATTTGCCCATCTGCTCGGCTTCAAAAGCGGCGTTATCCAGCATCTCTGTCCAGATTTGATTGGCTTTCATGGTCTCGCTAACCAGCGCGTTTTTTTGCTGATTGCGCGACATGACCAGCAGATCATTAATCATACCGTCCAGGCGCTGGGCTTCCGTCTCGATGCGCCCCAGTTCTTTACTCTCTCCGCTGCGCCGACGAAGCAGCGCCGTGCCGAGCTGTAGGCGGGTTAAAGGCGTGCGCAGCTCATGAGAGATATCAGACAGCAGCCTTTGCTGCGCCGTCATCATTCTCTCCAGAGCGGTTACCATCTGGTTGAAGCTCGCGCCAGCGGCCTGGAACTCTTGCGGCCCGGCTTCCAGTTCCGGATGCTGGCGCAGGTTGCCCTGGGCCACTTCATCTGCGGCATTCTTCAGCTTACGCGCGGGTTTCGCCAGGCTCCACGCTAACCAGAGCAACAATGGAGAACTTACCAGCATCGTGACAATGAGCAGTAAGAGAGGGCGGTCGAACAGCAGGTTGATAAAGTCAGATTGCGAGCTGCTGGCCGGTCGAATCAAATAAAGCTGGTAGTTATCTTCGCCGTCACGTACTGAAAATGGCCCCACCAGCTCAACCCGACCATATTTCTTTTTCTGGGGATGATCGGCGTTATCGGATTGACCGATAAAGTTACGGATAATCTGCATTTCGTTGCGTTGGGCGCCAATGACGCGCCCTTCGCTGGTGACCAGCAGCAGACGCTGGCCAGGAGGTGCCCATTTGTCGATTGCACGGAATAAGCGCCGCCACCACATCAAGTCATTCGGTGGGTCGGTTGCCAGTTCAGCTTCGACGTGTTGCTCAATCATGTAGCCCTGACGTTGCTCATTTTCCATCAGCTCGGTCATCTGGCGTGAATCCAGCTTCGGCAACATTAAAACTAACATCAGTACCAGAGCCAGCGTCAGCCAGAAGATGGCAAAAATGCGCGCGGTAAGGCTACTTATCATGAAGCGGAAACCATCAGATAACCACGGCCACGTAAGGTTTTAAACCACGGATGGCCATCTTTGCGATCCGGCAATTTACGACGCAGGTTGGAAATATGCATGTCGATTGCACGGTCAAATGGTGTTAAGCGTTTACCCAAAACTTCCTGACTCAGGTGTTCACGCGAAACCACCTGGCCCAGATGCTGAGCAAGGAGATACAGCAGCGTGAACTCGGTACCGGTTAAGTCCAGCGCCTGCCCGTCGAAGCTGGCTTCCTGGCGGCCAGGATTGAGGCTCAGCCCATCGACTTCTACCGTCGGTGAACTGCTGTCGCTGTTTTGTTGCTGCTCGCTCCAGTGTGAACGTCGCAGGATGGCGCGAATACGGGCGACCAGCTCGCGATCGTTAAAGGGTTTCGGTAAGTAGTCATCGGCACCCAGCTCAAGGCCGAGCACGCGGTCAAGTTCGCTACCGCGAGCGGTAAGCATAATGACTGGTGTCTGGTGTGTCTGGCGAAGCTCTTTCAAAGTATCAATGCCGTTTTTCTTGGGCATCATTACGTCGAGCAATAACAGGTCGATGCTGTCGTCCAGAAGCGTTAACGCTTGCTCACCATCGTGAGCAACAATCACGTCAAAACCTTCCATGTCGAGCAATTCCTTTAGCAGGGAAGTCAGCTCTCGGTCATCATCAACTAACAGGATTTTATTCATTGTGAAATTACCTCCGAGGCAGAAATTACGTCATCAAGGCGCGCTAATCCATGACTTTACGTTGTTTTACACCCCCTGACGCTAGTTTGCAGCGGGAATCGTAGACTGGCTCTCGTTGAATCGCAGCACACACAGATTTTGGGAGCAAGTGATGCGCAATGTTACCGCTGTCGTCATGGCCTCAACACTGGCATTTATCTCGTTAGCCAGCCTGGCCGCTGATTTGCCGACCGGCGTTAACTGCCCACAGAGCGACAATCTGGCGAAACGAAACAACGCTCAGAATCACATGTTTGACGGCATAAGTTTGACTGAGCAACAACGCCAACAGATGCGAGATCTTATGCACCGGGCAAGGCATGATAGCCCACCCGTTAATGTTAGCGAAATGGAGATCATGCATCGCCTGGTCACCGCAGATAAATTTGATGAAGTGGCAGTGAAAGCTCAGGCAGAAAAAATGGCACAAGAACAGGTTGCCCGCCAGGTCGAGATGGCAAAAGTACGCAACCAAATGTACCACTTACTCAGCCCGGAACAGCAAGCCGCTTTAAATGAGAAACACCAGCAGCGCATGGACAATCTCCGTGAACTGTCGGAACTGCAGCAGGGCATTTCGCTGCAGGCCATGAGTAGTAGCAGTACCCGTAGTAACCAGTAACAAACCCTGTTTTCCTTGCCATAGACACCATCCCTGTCTTCCCCGCCTCACCAGGCGGGTTTTTTTTTATCAAAATCTTACAACCAAAATAACGCAACCCGGCGTTGGCGTGCGGTGCTATGCAGGGAAGGGCGTAATATGAATGGTGATACCGAATACGTGGGCAAAGAATCTTAATAGAAAATGATCCGGCCATCTCTTAAACTAAAGTGCGAATCTCATTAGCCGCGATGAAGCGTCCTGCTTATCGGTGAAAAATGTTACTTATATCAGCCGCTACTACACATGCTGTTTGGTTATTTTTGACTTCGCCTTGTCGATAAAATATTTAGACTGAAAATAAATTAATTATGGAGTGATTATGTCTGGGATGGTTTTTTGCCGTGGTTGCGGTAAAGAAATTCACGAGACGGCTAAAGCCTGTCCGCAGTGTGGTGCACCACAGCTAACGCAGGTGCAAGGTAATAAAAATCGTATTGCAGCCGCGCTACTGGCCTTCTTCCTCGGTGGTTTTGGGGTGCATAAATTTTATTTGGGAAAAATTGGTCAGGGATTCCTTTATCTGATCTTCTGCTGGACCTTTATCCCTGCGCTGATTGCTTTTGTTGAATTCATTTTGTACCTGTGCTCGTCTGACGAAGATTTCGCCAGAAAGTATGGTTGAGTGAAGTGCGTTTCTAAAAGAAACCCGCCTATCCCGGCGGGTTTTTTTTGCCTGATGCTCAGAGTAGATCCGCTATACTAGCGGCATTCACCTGCGGGAGCCCCCATGAATCAACAATATGGGCAGCTGGTTAGTCGGGCTGCAATTGCAGCGACCGTCATGGCGTCGCTGTTACTGTTAATTAAAATTTTCGCCTGGTGGTATACCGGCTCGGTCAGTATCCTGGCGGCGTTGGTAGACTCACTGGTTGATATTGCCGCTTCATTAACGAATCTGTTGGTGGTTCGCTACTCGCTGCAGCCGGCGGACGAAGAGCACACGTTTGGTCACGGTAAAGCGGAGTCGCTGGCCGCGCTCGCACAAAGTATGTTTATTTCGGGATCGGCCTTGTTCTTGTTTTTAACCGGTATTCAGCACCTGGCGGATCCTTCCCCGATGAAAGATCCTGGGATTGGCGTTGCGGTGACGATTGTGGCACTGATAAGCACCCTACTTTTGGTGACGTTCCAGCGCTGGGTGGTGCGAAAAACGCAAAGCCAGGCCGTCCGGGCCGATATGCTTCATTATCAGTCTGATGTTATGATGAATGGCGCAATTCTTATTGCGCTGGCCTTATCCTGGTATGGTTGGCACCGTGCGGATTCGCTGTTTGCTTTGGGTATTGGCGTGTACATTTTGTATAGCGCACTGCAAATGGGCTATGAAGCCGTGCAATCGCTGCTTGATCGGGCGTTACCAGACGAGGAACGTCAGGCTATTATTGATATCGTGAATGCGTGGCCCGGCGTTAGAGGAGCCCACGATCTCCGAACGCGGCAGTCAGGGCCGACCCGCTTTATACAGCTTCATATTGAGATGGAAGATAATTTGCCGCTGGTTCAGGCACATGTTGTTGCTGAACAGGTGGAGCAGGCGATTCTGCATCGTTTCCCGGGATCGGATGTGATTATCCATCAGGACCCTTGCTCTGTTGTTCCGACGGGACGGCAGGGGCATTTCGAGCTTTAGTTTTACGTTGGAAAGTTGGCGCTGATTGGCAGTTTTTGCATAATGTACCGCCATTTGGCCTGACCTGAATCAATTCAGCTGGAAGCCGTTGTTATACTATTTGGGCAGCGTCGAAGCTTCGGATTGCCCGCAGCGTTTTCCGGCAACAGGATTAATTTTGCTTTCAAAGTTCAGAGGTAGTCATGATCAAAAAAATTGGTGTGTTGACGAGCGGCGGCGATGCGCCGGGCATGAACGCGGCGATCCGCGGTGTGGTGCGTGCAGCACTGTCAGAAGGCCTGGAAGTCATGGGTGTTTATGATGGCTACTTGGGTCTGTACGAAGATCGCATGGTACAGCTGGACCGCTACAGCGTGTCCGACATGATCAACCGGGGCGGTACTTTCCTCGGTTCTGCTCGCTTCCCTGAGTTCCGCGATGAAAACGTTCGCGCCGTGGCTATCGAAAACCTGAAAAAACGCGGCATTGATGCTCTCGTGGTTATCGGTGGTGATGGCTCTTACATGGGGGCTATGCGCCTGACCGAAATGGGCTTCCCTTGCATCGGCCTGCCAGGCACCATTGATAACGATATCAAAGGCACCGACTACACCATCGGTTACTTCACCGCCCTGGAAACCGTGGTTGAAGCGATTGACCGTCTGCGTGATACCTCCTCTTCACACCAGCGTATCTCCATCGTTGAAGTGATGGGGCGCTACTGCGGTGACTTAACCCTTGCTGCGGCTATCGCCGGTGGCTGCGAGTTTGTGGTGCTGCCGGAAGTTGAATTCAGTCGCGAAGATCTGGTGGCAGAAATCAAAGCCGGGATTGCGAAAGGTAAGAAACACGCCATTGTTGCCATCACCGAGCATATTTGTGATGTC
This Klebsiella michiganensis DNA region includes the following protein-coding sequences:
- the fieF gene encoding ferrous iron transporter (member of cation diffusion facilitator family; CDF; membrane-bound; induced by both zinc and iron, but does not induce resistance to zinc; can transport zinc(II) in a proton-dependent manner; instead this protein induces iron resistance; forms dimers), yielding MNQQYGQLVSRAAIAATVMASLLLLIKIFAWWYTGSVSILAALVDSLVDIAASLTNLLVVRYSLQPADEEHTFGHGKAESLAALAQSMFISGSALFLFLTGIQHLADPSPMKDPGIGVAVTIVALISTLLLVTFQRWVVRKTQSQAVRADMLHYQSDVMMNGAILIALALSWYGWHRADSLFALGIGVYILYSALQMGYEAVQSLLDRALPDEERQAIIDIVNAWPGVRGAHDLRTRQSGPTRFIQLHIEMEDNLPLVQAHVVAEQVEQAILHRFPGSDVIIHQDPCSVVPTGRQGHFEL
- a CDS encoding transcriptional regulator (response regulator in two-component regulatory system with CpxA; part of the envelope stress response system), which encodes MNKILLVDDDRELTSLLKELLDMEGFDVIVAHDGEQALTLLDDSIDLLLLDVMMPKKNGIDTLKELRQTHQTPVIMLTARGSELDRVLGLELGADDYLPKPFNDRELVARIRAILRRSHWSEQQQNSDSSSPTVEVDGLSLNPGRQEASFDGQALDLTGTEFTLLYLLAQHLGQVVSREHLSQEVLGKRLTPFDRAIDMHISNLRRKLPDRKDGHPWFKTLRGRGYLMVSAS
- the cpxP gene encoding periplasmic repressor CpxP (repressor of the Cpx envelope stress response pathway which occurs via periplasmic interactions with CpxA; CpxP is degraded by DegP protease especially in the presence of misfolded substrates), yielding MRNVTAVVMASTLAFISLASLAADLPTGVNCPQSDNLAKRNNAQNHMFDGISLTEQQRQQMRDLMHRARHDSPPVNVSEMEIMHRLVTADKFDEVAVKAQAEKMAQEQVARQVEMAKVRNQMYHLLSPEQQAALNEKHQQRMDNLRELSELQQGISLQAMSSSSTRSNQ
- a CDS encoding rRNA methylase (member of the SPOUT superfamily of RNA methyltransferases), whose product is MLNIVLFEPEIPPNTGNIIRLCANTGFRLHIIEPMGFPWDDKRLRRAGLDYHEFTTVLRHRDYNAFLETEKPQRLFALTTKGTPAHSAVSYQAGDYLMFGPETRGLPAEILNAMPPEQKIRIPMMPDSRSMNLSNSVSVVVYEAWRQLGYQGAVLRS
- the cpxA gene encoding two-component sensor protein (part of two-component CpxA/CpxR system; senses envelope stress; upregulates a number of periplasmic folding and trafficking factors); protein product: MISSLTARIFAIFWLTLALVLMLVLMLPKLDSRQMTELMENEQRQGYMIEQHVEAELATDPPNDLMWWRRLFRAIDKWAPPGQRLLLVTSEGRVIGAQRNEMQIIRNFIGQSDNADHPQKKKYGRVELVGPFSVRDGEDNYQLYLIRPASSSQSDFINLLFDRPLLLLIVTMLVSSPLLLWLAWSLAKPARKLKNAADEVAQGNLRQHPELEAGPQEFQAAGASFNQMVTALERMMTAQQRLLSDISHELRTPLTRLQLGTALLRRRSGESKELGRIETEAQRLDGMINDLLVMSRNQQKNALVSETMKANQIWTEMLDNAAFEAEQMGKSLEVTYPPGPWLMYGNPNALESALENIVRNALRYSHTKIAVNFSVDNQGITVTVDDDGPGVSPEDREQIFRPFYRTDEARDRESGGTGLGLAIVETAVQQHRGWVKADDSPLGGLRLTLWLPLYHR
- the cysE gene encoding serine acetyltransferase (catalyzes the O-acetylation of serine) → MSSEELDLVWSNIKAEARALADCEPMLASFYHATLLKHDNLGNALSYMLANKLASPIMPAIAIREVVEEAYAADPQMIASAACDIQAVRTRDPAVDKYSTPLLYLKGFHALQAYRIGHWLWLQGRQALAIFLQNQVSVSFQVDIHPAAKIGCGIMLDHATGIVIGETAVVENDVSILQSVTLGGTGKTSGDRHPKIREGVMIGAGAKILGNIEVGVGAKIGAGSVVLQPVPPHTTAAGVPARIVGTPGSDKPAIDMDQHFNGAGFEYGDGI
- a CDS encoding preprotein translocase subunit SecB (molecular chaperone that is required for the normal export of envelope proteins out of the cell cytoplasm; in Escherichia coli this proteins forms a homotetramer in the cytoplasm and delivers proteins to be exported to SecA); protein product: MSEQNNTEMGFQIQRVYTKDVSFEAPNAPHVFQKDWQPEVKLDLDTASSQLAENVYEVVLRVTVTATLGEDTAFLCEVQQAGIFSVEGIEGTQLAHCLGAYCPNILFPYARECITSLVSRGTFPQLNLAPVNFDALFMNYLQQQAGEGAENHQDA
- a CDS encoding 6-phosphofructokinase (catalyzes the formation of D-fructose 1,6-bisphosphate from D-fructose 6-phosphate in glycolysis): MIKKIGVLTSGGDAPGMNAAIRGVVRAALSEGLEVMGVYDGYLGLYEDRMVQLDRYSVSDMINRGGTFLGSARFPEFRDENVRAVAIENLKKRGIDALVVIGGDGSYMGAMRLTEMGFPCIGLPGTIDNDIKGTDYTIGYFTALETVVEAIDRLRDTSSSHQRISIVEVMGRYCGDLTLAAAIAGGCEFVVLPEVEFSREDLVAEIKAGIAKGKKHAIVAITEHICDVDELAKYIETETKRETRATVLGHIQRGGSPVAYDRILASRMGAYSIELLLQGFGGRCVGIQNEKLVHHDIIDAIENMKRPFKGDWLDCAKKLY
- a CDS encoding glycerol-3-phosphate dehydrogenase translates to MNSLNASMTVIGAGSYGTALAITLARNGHHVVLWGHDAKHIATLQADRCNVAFLPDVPFPDTLHLESDLASALAASRNILVVVPSHVFGQVLRQIKPLMRPDARIVWATKGLEAETGRLLQDVAREALGDDVPLAVISGPTFAKELAAGLPTAIALAATDDQFADDLQHLLHCGKSFRVYSNPDFIGVQLGGAVKNVIAIGAGMSDGIGFGANARTALITRGLAEMTRLGSALGASPETFMGMAGLGDLVLTCTDNQSRNRRFGMMLGQGMDVDGAQQKIGQVVEGYRNTKEVRELAARVGVEMPITEEIYQVLYCGKNAREAALTLLGRTRKDERSGK